From Streptomyces sp. SCSIO 75703:
ATCTCGTACGCCTCCCCGATGATGTCGCCGACCGTCATGCGCGGGTTGAGGGAGGTGTAGGGGTCCTGGAAGACCATCTGGATGTTGCGGCGCACGGCCTTGAGCGCGCGGCCGGAGAGCCGGGTGATGTCCTCGCCCTTGTAGCGGATCTCCCCGGCCGTGGGGCGTTCGAGGTTCACCAGCATCCTGGCGACCGTGGACTTGCCGCAGCCGGACTCGCCGACGATGCCGAGGGTCTCGCCCCGGTCCAGGTGGAAGTCGACCCCGTCGACGGCCTTCACCGCGCCGACCTGCTTCTTGAAGAGGATGCCGGTGGTGAGCGGGTAGTGCTTGACCAGCCCGCGCACCTCCAGGATCGGCTCAGCCATGCAGGCACTCCCTCCAGAAGTGGCAGGCGCTGCCCCGCTCGGCCGGCGCGCCGGTCACCTCGTACAGCGGGGGCACGTCGGTGCGGCAGACGTCCCGCGCCATGGGGCAGCGGGGGTGGAAGGCGCAGCCGGCAGGGATGCGGGTGAGGTTGGGCGGCAGGCCCTTGATGGCGTAGAGCTGCCGGCCTTTCTGGTCCAGACGCGGGATGGAGTCGAGCAGGCCCCGGGTGTACGGGTGGGCCGGGGCCTTGTAGATGTCGTGCACGGAGGCGGTCTCCACGATCCGCCCGGCGTACATCACGGCGATCTTGTCGGCCACGTCGGCGACCACGCCGAGGTCGTGGGTGATGAGGATCAGCCCCATGCGGTACTCGCGCCGCAGCTCCGCGAGCAGGTCCATCACCTGGGCCTGGACGGTGACGTCCAGGGCGGTGGTCGGCTCGTCGGCGATGATCAGCTTGGGCTCCAGGGCGATCGCCATCGCGATCATGATGCGCTGGCGCATGCCGCCGGAGAACTGGTGCGGGTACTGCCGCACCCGCTCCCGGGCGCCCGGGATGCGCACCCGGTCCATCAGCTCGACCGCCTTGGCGCGGGCGTCCTTGCGGGACATGCCGCGGTGCACGGTGAACATCTCGCCGAGCTGGTCGCCGACGGTGAGCACGGGGTTGAGGGAGGACAGCGCGTCCTGGAAGATCATCGCCATCTCGGCGCCGCGCACCTTGCGGCGCTCCTCCTCCTTCATGGTCAGCAGGTCCCTGCCCTCGAAGAGGATCTGCCCGCCGGTGACCTTGCCGGGCGGGGTGTCGAGGATGCCCATGACGGTCTGGGCGGTGACGGACTTTCCGGAGCCGGACTCGCCGAGCACGGCCAGGGTCTCCCCCGCGTCGACGCCGTAGCCGACCCCGTTGACGGCCTTGGCGACCCCGTCC
This genomic window contains:
- a CDS encoding ABC transporter ATP-binding protein, yielding MLLEVRDLHVEFRTRDGVAKAVNGVGYGVDAGETLAVLGESGSGKSVTAQTVMGILDTPPGKVTGGQILFEGRDLLTMKEEERRKVRGAEMAMIFQDALSSLNPVLTVGDQLGEMFTVHRGMSRKDARAKAVELMDRVRIPGARERVRQYPHQFSGGMRQRIMIAMAIALEPKLIIADEPTTALDVTVQAQVMDLLAELRREYRMGLILITHDLGVVADVADKIAVMYAGRIVETASVHDIYKAPAHPYTRGLLDSIPRLDQKGRQLYAIKGLPPNLTRIPAGCAFHPRCPMARDVCRTDVPPLYEVTGAPAERGSACHFWRECLHG